In one uncultured Devosia sp. genomic region, the following are encoded:
- a CDS encoding transglutaminase-like cysteine peptidase: MSSNNKGLRKALIGAILALTAIAAPVQALDFTNVAYIQAGTAPTSIPVGHLEFCKTRPQECGPNKNIVEAVSLDERLWGELLNINAYVNQTVTPVTDQDLYQTEEFWTYPNGYGDCEDYVLEKRRHLINAGWPASALLISVVKQLNGEGHAVLVVRTDRGDLVLDNQVGSVDLWSDTPYVYVKRQSQANAGQWVDMVETRDVVTITAAIK, encoded by the coding sequence ATGTCATCGAACAACAAGGGCCTGCGCAAGGCGCTGATCGGAGCGATCCTCGCTCTCACCGCCATCGCAGCCCCGGTCCAGGCTCTGGACTTCACCAATGTCGCCTATATCCAGGCCGGCACCGCCCCCACCTCCATTCCGGTGGGCCACCTCGAATTCTGCAAGACCCGTCCCCAGGAATGCGGTCCCAACAAGAATATCGTTGAAGCCGTCTCGCTCGACGAGCGCCTCTGGGGTGAACTGCTCAACATCAATGCCTATGTGAACCAGACCGTGACCCCGGTCACCGATCAGGATCTCTACCAGACCGAAGAATTCTGGACCTATCCCAACGGCTATGGCGATTGCGAAGACTATGTCCTCGAAAAGCGCCGCCACCTCATCAATGCCGGCTGGCCGGCCAGCGCCCTGCTGATCTCGGTGGTCAAGCAGCTTAATGGCGAAGGCCATGCCGTGCTGGTCGTGCGCACCGATCGTGGCGACCTCGTCCTCGACAACCAGGTCGGCTCGGTCGATCTGTGGAGCGACACGCCCTACGTCTATGTCAAGCGCCAGTCCCAGGCCAATGCCGGCCAGTGGGTCGACATGGTCGAAACCCGCGACGTCGTGACCATCACCGCCGCGATCAAGTAA
- a CDS encoding PilZ domain-containing protein — translation MLSDDLPSQQFIAPARTRAEEGKFQRVHVSVLGRYMLADRREFPCQILEMSPGDALVIVPVTGQDGERVIAYIDHVGRIEGTILKQVEGGFIMDIAASPRKRDKMAAQLTWLANKDVLNLPEDRRHERVVPDIRHSTVVLDDGRRYNCKIIDISLSGAAIELDVRPAMGTPVTLGRMRARVVRHFQNGVAVEFASAQEMLTVIQQNLRMN, via the coding sequence ATGCTGAGTGACGACCTCCCCTCGCAGCAGTTTATCGCCCCTGCCCGCACGCGTGCGGAGGAGGGCAAGTTCCAGCGCGTCCATGTTTCGGTGCTTGGCCGTTACATGCTGGCCGACCGCCGCGAATTCCCCTGCCAGATTCTTGAAATGTCGCCCGGCGACGCCCTGGTCATCGTGCCGGTCACCGGCCAGGATGGCGAACGCGTGATCGCCTATATCGACCACGTCGGCCGCATCGAAGGTACCATCCTCAAGCAGGTCGAGGGCGGCTTCATCATGGATATCGCCGCCTCCCCGCGCAAACGCGACAAGATGGCAGCCCAGCTCACCTGGCTGGCCAACAAGGACGTGCTGAACCTCCCCGAGGATCGCCGCCACGAACGCGTCGTCCCCGACATTCGCCATTCCACCGTCGTCCTCGACGATGGCCGCCGCTACAATTGCAAGATCATCGACATCTCGCTCTCGGGCGCCGCCATCGAGCTCGACGTTCGCCCGGCCATGGGCACCCCGGTCACCCTGGGCCGCATGCGCGCCCGCGTCGTCCGCCACTTCCAGAACGGCGTCGCCGTCGAATTCGCCTCGGCACAAGAAATGCTGACGGTCATCCAGCAAAATCTCAGAATGAACTAG
- a CDS encoding PAS domain-containing protein, translated as MQKPSTRTLYEYWNSIRGSRSAPDRKDIDPTRIREALANTFILELDESDKFAFRLAGSHLCTSYCRELKGRSFSALWHQRDNDAMETLLRAVTEDHAVALVTFQGTTALHTKVSFETILMPLRHNGSTHTRLLGAMTALEEPYWLGVQPIMEQRITGLRLIWPDDIAMQDSVREVEANVVNDVGFTAGASLTSGIPAVVYGRSARRYAHLAVIDGGRQ; from the coding sequence ATGCAAAAGCCAAGCACCAGGACGCTCTACGAATACTGGAATTCCATCCGCGGTTCGCGCAGCGCGCCCGATCGCAAGGACATCGATCCGACCCGTATTCGCGAAGCCCTGGCCAATACGTTCATCCTCGAACTGGACGAAAGCGACAAGTTCGCCTTCCGCCTCGCTGGCAGCCATCTCTGCACCTCCTACTGCCGCGAACTCAAGGGCCGCTCTTTCTCGGCGCTCTGGCACCAGCGCGACAATGACGCCATGGAAACCCTGCTCCGCGCCGTGACCGAAGATCACGCCGTCGCGCTCGTCACCTTCCAGGGCACCACCGCGCTGCACACCAAGGTGAGCTTCGAGACCATTCTCATGCCGCTGCGCCACAATGGCTCGACCCATACGCGTCTGCTCGGCGCCATGACGGCCCTCGAAGAGCCCTATTGGCTCGGCGTGCAGCCGATCATGGAACAGCGCATCACCGGCCTGCGCCTGATCTGGCCCGACGACATCGCCATGCAGGACTCCGTTCGCGAAGTCGAAGCCAATGTCGTCAATGATGTCGGCTTCACCGCAGGCGCCAGCCTGACCTCGGGCATTCCGGCTGTCGTCTATGGCCGTAGCGCGCGTCGCTACGCCCACCTCGCCGTCATCGATGGCGGTCGTCAGTAG